The following coding sequences are from one Luteolibacter arcticus window:
- a CDS encoding DUF6607 family protein, producing the protein MKRPAYLLWLAACAGLQTLPAQEPKPEPAAAGGHVFAWPFMDWKEMKPRGGTTKGSEVTLLQGSKDAWRKLQEPGLSKLEQDRRAILAMSGSYRVSFDFTETLGLAENFKPTRPYFSWGTENVTVLEDRSEFISLQHSLVMYFKNDKGETEGPHVMKHWRQDWTWQDPELQVYQGDLTWKKTPTANPQGRWSQAVFQVDDSPRYEVAGAWTHDGGLSTWRSDDCPRPLPRREFTIRKDYNVLEGTQEISITPNGWVHVQNNRKVQVDKDGTRHTRGKELGVDRYEEITAPDLATGFNAYWAKTNGYWKNVRDTWTTILKEKDTFSMKDTYDGKQLFMIHFDHAGKLEQGEDAGDNLKHAQETIANFLNP; encoded by the coding sequence ATGAAACGCCCCGCCTATCTCCTTTGGCTCGCGGCCTGTGCCGGCCTTCAAACCTTGCCCGCCCAAGAGCCCAAGCCGGAACCCGCCGCCGCCGGCGGCCATGTCTTCGCTTGGCCGTTCATGGACTGGAAGGAAATGAAGCCGCGCGGCGGTACCACCAAAGGCTCGGAAGTGACACTGCTCCAAGGCTCCAAGGACGCATGGAGAAAACTTCAGGAGCCCGGTCTCTCAAAGCTCGAGCAGGACCGCCGCGCGATCCTCGCGATGTCCGGCAGCTACCGCGTCAGCTTCGACTTCACCGAAACCCTCGGCCTGGCGGAGAACTTCAAGCCGACCCGCCCCTATTTCTCGTGGGGCACCGAAAACGTCACCGTGTTGGAAGACCGCAGCGAGTTCATCAGCCTCCAGCACTCGCTGGTGATGTATTTCAAGAACGACAAGGGCGAAACCGAGGGCCCGCACGTGATGAAGCACTGGCGGCAGGACTGGACCTGGCAAGATCCCGAGTTGCAGGTCTATCAGGGCGACCTGACGTGGAAGAAGACGCCGACCGCGAACCCGCAGGGCCGCTGGTCGCAGGCGGTCTTCCAAGTCGATGATTCGCCCCGATACGAGGTGGCTGGCGCATGGACCCACGATGGCGGGCTTTCCACCTGGCGCAGCGACGACTGCCCGCGCCCCCTCCCCCGTCGAGAGTTCACCATCCGCAAGGACTACAACGTCCTCGAGGGCACCCAAGAGATCAGCATCACCCCGAATGGCTGGGTCCACGTGCAGAACAACCGCAAGGTGCAGGTGGACAAGGACGGCACCCGCCACACCCGCGGCAAGGAACTCGGCGTCGACCGCTACGAGGAAATCACGGCCCCCGATCTGGCCACCGGCTTCAATGCCTACTGGGCCAAGACCAACGGCTACTGGAAAAACGTCCGCGACACTTGGACCACGATCCTGAAGGAAAAAGACACCTTCTCGATGAAGGACACCTACGACGGCAAGCAGCTCTTCATGATCCACTTCGACCACGCCGGCAAACTGGAGCAGGGCGAAGACGCCGGGGACAACCTGAAGCACGCGCAGGAAACCATCGCGAACTTCCTCAATCCCTGA